A single genomic interval of Aureliella helgolandensis harbors:
- a CDS encoding DNA cytosine methyltransferase has translation MAAASLLGRSDEVWQSAGSEGIVVGKWRVLELFAGLGGLACSWPEAEIAVALDINVNAQQLYRLNFHHDYRLRTLESMSPATLQRFGANFWWMSPPCQPFSRRGHGLGLADPRSAAFLNILQAIDAVRPEALGLENVHGFQGSEAHASLKAILHQHGYYTIEQELCPSQFGWPNLRPRFYLLACRQPLPDWQPTPQYGLRLIDQLDEMPGASPLWISAEVVRRFESAMDRVDALDARAISSCFGSSYGKSILHAGSYVRYGERYRRFSPREIARVLGFPEGFRLVPGEAPGDVTGPRGERASARPAGVSLNARPVWKLLGNSLSLPVVRYVLSHLPDGPATWLPWADDYSSPRSSSSR, from the coding sequence ATGGCGGCCGCCAGCCTGCTTGGCAGGAGTGACGAAGTTTGGCAATCTGCCGGTAGCGAAGGGATCGTAGTGGGGAAGTGGCGAGTCTTGGAGTTGTTCGCTGGCCTGGGAGGTCTAGCTTGTAGCTGGCCAGAGGCGGAGATTGCGGTCGCGCTGGATATTAATGTTAATGCCCAGCAACTCTATCGCCTTAATTTTCACCATGATTATCGACTCCGCACGCTCGAGTCTATGTCGCCAGCCACTCTGCAGCGATTCGGAGCGAATTTCTGGTGGATGTCCCCTCCCTGCCAACCGTTCTCGAGACGCGGGCATGGACTGGGGCTAGCAGACCCACGTTCTGCAGCGTTCCTCAATATTTTGCAGGCCATCGATGCAGTGCGTCCCGAGGCGTTGGGGCTCGAAAATGTACACGGATTTCAGGGGTCAGAAGCTCACGCTTCATTGAAGGCAATCTTGCACCAGCATGGTTACTACACCATCGAGCAAGAGCTTTGTCCGAGCCAGTTTGGTTGGCCCAATCTGCGGCCACGGTTCTATCTGCTGGCCTGCCGTCAGCCGTTGCCGGATTGGCAGCCTACTCCGCAGTATGGCCTGCGGTTGATTGATCAACTGGACGAGATGCCCGGCGCTTCACCGCTGTGGATTTCGGCCGAAGTCGTCCGCCGTTTTGAAAGTGCCATGGACCGCGTCGATGCGCTAGATGCGCGGGCGATCAGCTCTTGCTTTGGCAGCAGCTACGGAAAATCGATCCTGCATGCTGGTTCCTATGTGCGTTACGGGGAGCGGTACCGCAGGTTTTCGCCAAGAGAGATTGCGCGGGTGCTGGGGTTTCCAGAGGGCTTTCGCTTGGTGCCCGGTGAGGCTCCGGGGGATGTTACGGGGCCTCGTGGGGAGCGGGCTTCCGCAAGGCCAGCGGGTGTATCGCTGAATGCGCGGCCGGTTTGGAAGCTCCTGGGGAATAGCCTCTCGCTCCCGGTGGTGCGGTATGTTCTTTCGCACTTGCCCGATGGTCCTGCTACCTGGCTGCCCTGGGCCGATGACTACTCCTCGCCGCGTTCCTCGAGCTCAAGGTAG